One Candidatus Zixiibacteriota bacterium genomic window, GATAAGAGACTACAAAAAACTCCCCCCGAAGACCAAAGACTACCTCAAATTCATACAAGACCAAAGCGGGGCAAAAATATTTTTAATCTCTACGGGGTGCAAAAGGGAAGAGACGATTTGGGTGTAAGTCAGTAAGAGCTTATTACTTTTTTCTATCTTCTCAGAATGGATTAAGACTAAGGTGCTGGCAAATAAGGGTCAGAGCGAGGAACAGAAGAGTTCGGCTCAATGTAAACATTCTTTTTATTTTTTTTAGTATCAAAATTGAGTTGGACACTTTTACTATCTTTTATGTTTTCCCAAAAATTGACTAAGTTAAGTTCCAGATGGGTACTCTCTATTCTTTTTTTAGCCATCTCAAAATAAACATCAGCAATTTCAATTCCTATAAAATTTCTGTTCAAACGCTTCGCTACAACTCCAGTAGTCCCTGAACCCATAAAGGGGTCGAGAATAGTAGCACCTTCTTTACTTCCAATTAACACTATTCTTTCCAAGAGCTTCTCGGGTTTTTCTGTGGGATGAGAAGTTATATGCCTTTCAGCAGATATAATCCACAAATTTCTCATCTGCTTTCCATTACTTATTCTTTTTGCGATTTCATAGTTAAAATAATATTTCTTGGATTTACTCGCTATCCATATTAGTTCGGTTGATGGAACAAAACGGTTTTTTTGCATCAAAGGCGGTGCATTAGGTTTAA contains:
- a CDS encoding site-specific DNA-methyltransferase; translation: MVNIKLFKGDALKLLKDIESKSVDLIFADPPYNLSGENYLTCKSGKIAVCDKGSWDQIENIHEFNSNWVEECTRVLKDDGTIWISGTLHNHPSIGVILKKLKLWIINDIIWFKPNAPPLMQKNRFVPSTELIWIASKSKKYYFNYEIAKRISNGKQMRNLWIISAERHITSHPTEKPEKLLERIVLIGSKEGATILDPFMGSGTTGVVAKRLNRNFIGIEIADVYFEMAKKRIESTHLELNLVNFWENIKDSKSVQLNFDTKKNKKNVYIEPNSSVPRSDPYLPAP